The Deinococcus radiotolerans DNA window GAAAGCGGGATCGGGCAGGTTGCGCAGCAGTTCATGGACTGGGTCGGGGTGCAGGTGCGCGTGACGGGTCATCGCAGGTGGCCACCTGGACGGCCGCGCCGCAAGGCATCCGGGTACACGAGAACAGGCGGCATCAGGCTGATCTGCAGTGAGCCCGCGGTCCAGGGTGCGCCACCCCTCATCGGGTGGGCCTCCTTAGAAAGCAGCAGTCCAGTCGTATCATGGTCAGACCATACTGGACGCCTCCGCCAGGACTCCAGCGGCTGACGCTACGAAGTTGCCGCCTGCATCCAGCAGCGTCCAGTAGTAAGAGGTCCACTCACCGCCGCTTGGGCCGCAAGTGGGCGAACGGCAGTGTCACCCTTGCTTCTGGTCATGAGTGACTATTGTTCGGTTCAGGGCAGGGCAACGGAAGCTGTGCTCCTCGACCCGCTGGCAGCAGCCCTCCGGAGACGGGTGAGGCTGTGGGTAGGTTCACCCAGGGCAAGCCGCTGCGGCCGGGCAGGTCGTTCAAGGAGGCAGGAAGGCTCAAGTAAGGGTCGGTCCAGTCCTGTTCTGTGTCCTGCGGGATTAGGGCCGCCATGGGGCTCCTGTGCCCTATGGCGCGCCTGTTCTAGCCGCTCAGTATTCCCGCGCAGGAGGTCAGGCTCCTGACCAGGAGTCCTTGACTGGGCCGCCCTGAGCTTCAGCGCACGTAGGACGCCCCGTTCAGGTCCAACGTGGCGCCGGTCATATGCCGCGCGAGGCCCGAGGCGAGAAACGCCACCGTGTTCGCCACCTCCTCGGGCGGCACCACGTCTCCGAGTGGAATGTCGCGCGCGATGTCCTCGGCGTGCTCGCGCAGGTACGCCTCAGCCATGTCCGTACGAACCCAGCCGGGCGCCACCGCGTACGCCAGAACGCCGTCACGGGCGTACCCACGCGCGATGGAGCGGGTCAGGGCAATCACGCCGCCTTTAGACGCCGCGTAGTGCATGGCGTCCGGATTGTCCCCCCGGAATGCCGCGCGGCTCGCCACGTTGATGATCGTTCCGCCCCCCCGCACCCGGAAATGCACGATCGCCTCGCGGCACAGATCGGCGACCGCCACCAGGTTCACCTGCAGGGTGCGCGCCCAGGTGTCCGCCCAGTCGCCTGACGGGTCATCCACCGTCACGCTGGGCGCAATACCGGCATTGTTCACGAGCACGTCTACACGCCCCTGCCACGCCGTGGCCGCCTGGAAGAGCGCTGCGCCGGCGCCAGGTGCGCCGAGGTCCGCGCCGAGCGCCAGCGCCCGCTCCGCCCCAAGTTCCTCAACCAGCGCCTGCGCTTCGGCTGCGTTGCGTCCGTAGTGCACGATGACCTGCGCGCCGGCCCCCGCCAGCGTGCGGACGGTCGCGGCGCCAATCCCGCGAGACCCACCCGTCACGAGCCTGACTTTCCCCGTCAGATTCAGCATGACGCCCATTGTGAGGCCAGGCCCGGAAGGTGAGGCCCTCAACGTGTGCAGGGTGTCCCAGCATGGCGTGTGATTCGGCGTTCACTGCATACACCGGAACTGGCGGAACACGCTCGCTCCGGGGTGACGTGTGCGGCGCGATGAGCCACGGCCAGACAGGCAGTCGCTGCCCGACCTCATCCGTGATGATGGCCCCCCCAGCCCGCCTCTAGGCTGCGCCGGTGATTCCCTCAGTCCTGCCCGCGCGCAAGCAGAAGCATTGAAAGCGACTACGGACATCGAGGCACTAACTCGAACTCGGTGTTGAGAAACACAGCGGAAGGCCTGTGACGTCAAGTGGAGCTAGGCGCCTGCGCTTTAGTACGGAATCGGCGTCGTTGGGGAGTGGGGAGAATCTCTTCCAGATACGCCGGTCAGAGGGGGGCCACCGAAAGTGTTTAAGCTCCCCCGGCATGTGTCGGAGCTGAGCCCCGTGGGTCAGCCGGAACGCTGTCCCAGCCTTCAGCAAGTCAAAACCGTCCGCGCCTCTTGAGGGGGCGCGGACGGTCTATCTCTCACGTCTTCAATTTTTGCGCGGCGGACCTGTCAACTTCAGCATGCCCTGCTCATGAGCACCGCTGCTGTTCATGGCGCCCTGGGTCAGTCGGCTGCGACGCTGGCGCGTTCGCTGCTCAGCGGCAGGCCATCCTCACCGAGGGGTTTTTTCAGGATGCCCAGCATCAGGGTGCTGACTACGGTGCCGGCCACGATCGCGGCGACGTACATGGGCAGGTTCGTCACGGCGTTCGGGATGAACAGCACGAAGATCCCGCCGTGCGGGGCGCGCAGCAGGCACCCGGCCGCCATGCTGATCGCCCCGGCGACCGCGCTGCCTGCCATGAGGCTGGGAATCACGCGCAGCGGATCACGCGCCGCAAAGGGAATGGCGCCCTCGGTGATGAACGAGATGCCCAGCACGCCCGCCGCCTTCCCGGCCTCCACCTCGTCCTTCGTGAAGCGGTTTTTGAACACCAGGGTCGCCAGGAACAGCGCCAGGGGCGGGGTCATCCCGGCGGCCATGGTCGCGGCGATCGGGCCGTAGACCTTGGCGCCCAGCAGGCCGGTACTGAAGGTGTACGCAGCCTTGTTGATCGGGCCGCCCATGTCGAAGGCCATCATGCCGCCCAGCAGCGCGCCCAGCAGCGCCGCGCTGGTGTTGCCCAGGCCCTGCAGCCACGCGGTCAGGCCGGTCAGGGCCGCCGCGACGGGCTTGCCGACCACGAACATCATCAGCAGGCCCACGCCCAGCGTGCCCAGCAGCGGCAGGATCAGGGTGGGTTTCAGACCTTCCAGCGTGCGGGGCAGTTTGATCGCGCGGGTCAGCCACAGCACGAGGTACCCGGCCAGGAAGCCCGCGATGATGCCGCCCAGGAAGCCGCTGCCGGTCAGGCCCGCCAGGAAACCGCCGATCATGCCGGGCGCCAGGCCGGGCCGGTCGGCGATGGAGAACGCGATGTATCCGGCGAGGACCGGGACGAACAGCCCGAACGCGCCGTTCGCGCCGATCTTGAACAGGGTGTTGCCGAGCGTCCCGGCGTACTTGTCCTCGTAGATGAAGATGCCCTGGTCCCCGAACTGGAACGACCCGATCGCGAAGGCCAGCGCGATGAGCAGGCCGCCGGCGACCACGAAGGGCAGCATGTGCGACACGCCGGTCATCAGGTGCTTGTAGAAGGCGGGGGTGCCCGCGTTCTTCGCGGCTTTCGCGGCGGCGGCCTGCGCGACGTAGTCGGGGCTGCTGGCATCCGCGCCGCCCGCCGCCGTCACGCCGTGCACGGCCGCCTGCGCCTGCGCCGTGGTGATGACGGCCGCGCCGTCCTTGATAGCGGGCTTCGTGCCGGTCACGTACACGCGCTTGCCGGTGAAACGTGACAGGTCCACGTTCGTGTCCGCCGCGATGACCACCAGGTCCGCGCGGGCGATGTCGTCGGGCGTCAGGGTGTTCCCGGCGCCGACGCTGCCCTGCGTCTCGATCTTCGCGGTGTACCCGAGTTTCTTCGCGCCGCCTTCCAGGCCCTCGGCGGCCATGAAGGTGTGCGCGATGCCGGTGGGGCAGGCGGTGATGCCCACGATGTGCAGCGGCGCGGCGGCGGGCGCCCCGGTGGCGCCGGCGCGGGCCAGCAGCGCGCCCGGATCACGGATGGCGTCCTGCGTCCCGGCGCGCACGATGGTCTTCCCGGCGAAGCGGGATTCGTCCACGGCCACGTCGGCCGCGAGGATCACCAGGTCCGCCTGCGCGATCTGCACGGGGGTCAGGGTGCCTTCCGTGCCGACGCTGCCCTGCGTCTCGACGTGCAGGGTGAGCCCGGCCTGGGCGGCGGCGCGCCGCAGCGACTCGGCGGCCATGAAGGTGTGGGCGATGCCGGTGGGGCAGGCCGTGACAGCGACAATCTGAGCCATACGTTCTCCTGAAGGGGGGGCAGCGACCTGAGGGGCTGCCGCGGACAGTGCGGGAAGGGGGTGAAAACAGGCCGGTGGACTGGAGGGTCAGTGGGTCAGGGGCTGGGCGGCCTCGACCTGCACCTGCGCGGCCAGGACGTCCAACTCCGTGCGGGGAGGCAGGTGCGCGCCCAGGCGGGTGATGCTGCCCGCGCTGAAGGCCGTGGCACGCCGCGCGGCGTCTGCGAGGTTCAGGCCGTCCAGGTGGGCGCTGATCAGTCCGGCGACCATGGCGTCCCCCGCGCCGACGGTGCTTTGCACGGTCACGCGCGGCGGGCGGGCGAACAGCGCCTCCTGCGCGGTCACGAGCAGGGCCCCGCGTTCGCCCTGCGACACGGCGACCAGCTCGGCGCCCCGGCGGATCAGGTCGCGCGCGGCGGCCAGGACCTCGGCGTCGGTGGTCAGCGGGTGCCCCAGCGCCGTTTCCAGCTCGTGGATGTTCGGTTTGACTAGGTGCGGCAGCGTGTCGGCGGTCAGCGCGGCGCGCAGGGCTTCGCCGCTGGTATCCAGCGCCACGAAGCGTCCCTGCCCGCGCAGGCGGGCGATCTCCTCGGCGTAGAAGCTGGCTTGGACGCCCGGCGGGAGGCTGCCGCACAGCGCCACGACCTCCACTCCGGCGGGCTGCGAGCGTAGCGTGGCTTGCAGGTGCGCCAGCGCGCGGGCGCCGACGGTCAGGCCCGGCAGGTTCAGGTCGGTGGTGTCGCCGCGCGCGGGGTCGACCAGTTTCAGGCCCACGCGGGTTGCGCCGGGCACCCGCACGAACTCGTCACTGACGCCCTTGTCGCGGAACAGCGTCTCGAAAGGCGCGGCGTTGTCGCGGCCCAGCAGGCCGGTCGCGGCGACGGGCACGCCCCAGTCGGCCAGGATGGCGGCCACGTTCACGCCCTTGCCGCCTGCGTCCTGCTGCGCGCCCTGAGCGGCGTTCACCTCGCCCCGCTGCCAGCCGCCCGCCTGCACGGTCAGGTCCAGCGCGGGGTTCAGGGTGACGGTCAGGACGCGCGGCGTAACGCTCACGCGCGGACCTCACCGGCACTCAGGGTGCGGGCCAGGGCGCGCACGCTCGCCGCGTCGGGCTGCGCCAGGGCCCGCTCGGCCAGATCGCGCAGGGTGGCGAGATCGTGCTGCCGCAGCGCGGCCTTCACGGCCGGGATCTGCGGGGCGCTGACCGACAGTTCCTTCACGCCCAGCCCGGTCAGGATCAGCGCGCCGACCTCGTCCCCGGCGGCGCCGCCGCACACGCCCACCCACTTCCCGTGCGCCTCGGCGGCCTGCACGGTCAGCGCCACGAGTTGCAGCACGGCGGGGTGCATCGCGTCGGTCTGGCGGGCCAGTTGTGGGTGCAGGCGGTCCATGGCCAGGGTGTACTGGGTCAGGTCATTCGTGCCGACGCTGAAGAAGTCCACCTCGGGGGCGAGCTGAGCGGCGAGCAGCGCCGCCGAGGGCACCTCGATCATCACGCCCAGCGGAATGCGCGGCGCGTCCAGCTCGGCGCGCACGTCATCGAGCAGCGCGCGGGCGCGGCGGAAGTCCTCCAGGGTGCTGATCATGGGGAACATGACGTGCACGTTCGGGTGATCCTTCGCGACGCGCACGATGGCGCGCAGCTGCGGCAGGAACAGGTCCGGGCGCTCGAAGCACAGGCGGATGCCGCGCAGGCCCAGGAAGGAGTTGTCCTCACGCTCCAGGCCCAGGTACGGCACGTCCTTGTCCCCACCGATGTCCAGCGTGCGGATGATCAGCGGGCGCTCGCCGAGCGATTCGGCCATGGCGCGGTACTCGCGTTCCTGCTCGTCCTCGGTGGGGACGCTGTCGCGCTCCAGGAACAGGAACTCGGTGCGCATCAGGCCCACGCCCTCGGCCCCGGCGTCGAGCGCACCGGGCGCGGCGGCGGCGCGGTTGATGTTCGCGGCGATCTCCACACGGGCGCCGTCGCGGGTCGCGCCGGGGCGGTGCCGGTCGGCGCGGGCGCGGTCCAGTTCGGCCTGCAGTTGCCCCTGGCGGGCGCGGGCGGCCTGCACGTCCGCCGCCGAAGGGTTCAGGTACAGGGCACCCGCCTGCCCGTCGAGGATGGCGGGGGTGCCGTCCGGGATGTCCAGCAGGCCACTGCCGGCGGCGACCACGGCGGGCAGGCCCAGCCCGCGCGCGATGATCGCGGTGTGGCTGGTCGGGCCGCCCTGCGCGGTCACGAAGCCCAGCAGGCTGCCCTCGCTGAAGCGGGCGGTGTCGCTGGGCGTCAGGTCCGGGGCGAGCAGGATCGCGGGGGCGGCGCCCTCCAGGCGGTCCTCGCCCAGGCCCAGCAGGCGGCGCAGCACGCGGCGCTGCACGTCGCCCAGGTCGGCGGCGCGCGCGGCGAGGGTCGGATCGTCGAGTTTCTGCAGCTGCGCGATGCGCTCGCCGCTGGCCTGCTGGTACGCCCAGGCCGCGCCGTGCCCGTCCAGAACGAGATTCACGGCGTCCTGCACGGTGCCCTCGTCGGTGAGCAGTTCGCGGTGCGCGCGGAAGATCGCGGCCCGGTCGGCGTGCCCCGCCTGCGTCTGCTGCTCGATCAGGCCGTCGAGTTCGGCGGCGGCGGCGTTTAGTGCGTCGTCCAGCGCCTGCGCCTGCGCGGTCGCCTCGCCGGGCTGGTCGGTGACGTGCAGTTCGGCCGGACGGTACACGCGGGTCTCGCCGATCACCAGGCCGTCGCTGGCCGGGACGCCCTCGATGGTCGCCCCGACCTGCGTAGGCCGCCAGTCGGCCTCACGCCGCACGGGCTCGGCCGGGGCGGCCAGGCTCAGGTCGTCGCCCAGCCCGGCGCGGATCGCGTCGGTCACGGCGCCCAGCGCCGCCTCGCTGTCCGCCCGCACCGTCAGGACGCTGCCGCGCTTCAGGCCCAGGCTGAGCAATTCCATCAGGCGCAGCGCGTCTGCGCTCTGCCCGCCGTGCTCTACCCGCACGCGCGCGCCCAGGCGGCGCACCAGATTGGCGAGCATGGTGCCGGGCCGGGCGTGCATGCCCAGCGGGTTGGGCAGGGTGACCTGTGCGCTGAAGGGCAGCGCCGGACCGGCGGTGGACGTGGCGGGGTCCTCGGCGGTGGCCTCGCCGGTCAGGGCGCGCTGCACCAGGGCCGCGTCGCCGGTCGTCGAGAGCTGCTCGACCAGGGCGTCGTCGGCGAGCACGCGGGTCAGGCGGCGCAGGATGTCGAGGTGCTCGTCGCTGGCCGCCGCGATCCCCACAACGAGGCGCACGGTTTCGCCGCCCTCGCCCCAGGCGACGCCCTGCGGGAGTTGCAGCACGGCGATGCCGGTCCGGTGGATGAGGTGGCGGGTGTCGGGCGTGCCGTGCGGAATGGCGATGCCGCTGCCCAGGTAGGTGTTCGCCTGACCCTCGCGGGCGAGCATGCCGCCTAGGTAGGCGGGGTCGACGTTCCCAGCGCCGGCCAGCAGCGAGGCGACCTGTTCGATGGCGGCCTGTTTGCTGCTGGCCTGCGCGCCGAGGCGGATCAGTGAGCGGGGGAGGTTGATCATGGTTGCTTCTCCTGTGGGGAGAGCGGGACAGCCACCCGCTCGCCTGCCGATTCCTGACGAATCGTGATCAATTTTGAGCAATTTCGATCATAGTTGACATGGCCCTGACCATCAAGTGCCCAGGTCACCCTTGCCTGGACACGCCCGCCACCACGGCAGAAACGCGCCCTCACCCACCCCTGTTCCCACGCGCTACCATGAGCAGAGATGAACGCCCCCCTCGCGGAGGACCGCCTCCAGCGCATCCTCGACCTGCTCTCCCGCCACGGCCGGATGCGCACCACCGCCCTGACCGAAGCGCTCGGCGTCAGCGGCGCCACCACCCGCCGCGACCTCGACCTGCTCGCCAGCCGCGGCCTGATCCGCAAACTCCACGGCGGCGCGGCCCTGGCCAGCCAGGACCAGCAGTATGCGGACCGGCAGCAGCTCCACCAGGACGCCAAAACCCGCCTCGCCCAGACCGCCCTGAGCCTCATTAACCCCGGCGCGACCCTGTATCTCGACGCGGGCACCACGGCTCTGGCCGTCGCGCAGGCCCTCCGGCGCACCCCCCAGCTGACCCGCACGCTGCGCGTCGTCACCCACGGCATCGACGTCGCCTACGAACTCAACGGCGAATGCCCCCTCTACGTCGTCGGCGGCGAACTCTACGGCAGCACCTACAGCCTGACCGGCCCCGATGCCCTGGACACCATCCGCCGCTACCGCTACGACCTCTTCCTGGTCGGCTGCACCAGCATCGACCCCACCCGCGGCCTGACGAACAGCAACCTCATCGAGGCCCAGCAGAAAGCCGCCATCATGACCCAGGCCACGCGCACCGTCCTCATCGCCGACCACAGCAAATGGGGCCCCACGGGCTTCGCCACCTTCGCCACCCTGAACCAGGTGCAGGACTGGGTCACCGACCACGCCGGACCCGTCGCCCGCTGCGCCTTCGAGGACGCCGGCGTGCGCATCCACGCCAGCACCTGACAGTACTGCTCAGCTGCGTCCGAGAGCATCGAAGCCTCACAGCATCTGATGACGACCTCTCGCTCCGCTCGATTTGGCTGAAGGAGGCTGTGTACGGACTCCGACGTCCCAGTCTCCAACACGTATTGGCAGGCTCAGCACCTGACACTTCGGGAAGCTGACGTGCGAGCGGTTGGGAACGGCGTTCCGAGGAGTGCAGACATTCCCAGAAGACCTTGCCGCCCCACCACACCCCTTAACTCAGGATCTGCCATCCGATCCGCGCCTGACTCACGACCACCCGCCCGCGCTTGTCCCGCCGAGGGGCGTGGGTCTCTGTCCGCTGTGCGCCGATCCGAGTCATCCAGGCCAGCACAATACACAGTAGTCCGAAGAGCCGAGAGATTCGTTCAGGGGCTGTCATGTGTGGCCTCAAAATTCAGCCCGCGGGCTTTCAATGCGGAAAACGCCGATTCAATCGCCGACCTGAGCTGATAAGTCCGCAACACGTCCAGCACGGGCAAATCGGATGCCACGATCACCCTGTCTCCCTCGAAGGACAGGGTAATGACCATGTGCATCCAGCCCCCATACACCCACGTTCGCTCGAATAGGGTGCGCACCTGTCCCAGTTGCAGCATCGTGAATAGGTCTTGCACCAGTTCATCCTCGATCCTGGTGTTCTCCCGGATGCGGATACACTGCCGGATGCGTTTCCAGCGCAGGAGCGCAGCAACGAGCACCACTCGCGCCCCACGAACTCCCGATCTGCGATGACGACGGCCCACCGTCGAGCGGGCAGGACGTTGAGCAATTGAGCAACCAGCAGGATTCGGGCGGCAGTACAACTGTTGCCTTGATGGGGCAGCATCGACCAGACGAGTGGGATCACCGCGCCCCCGAGGAGGGCGCCCAGCACGAGGATGTTCAGCAGGGTCCGGCCATAGTGCCACGTCGTGCGGTCCATGATGAGGGTGAGCTTGCCGTCGGGCAGTAAGTGAAGCAGGACGTCACAGATGTACTGCCCAGTGAGTTGAGCGTCGTGGCAGACCCGGGCAACCGTCCGAGTCTTTGATTCCAGCGTGGCTGATCTGGGGAGGTGGAGTGCGATCTTGCGGTGGAGCGTGGATTCGACCTGGAGGACGGCCAGAAGGACTTCCGCGAGCCGTCTCAGCGCATCGAGGCGGCGACGAGGGAGATGGGCTTTGAGGTGGGCGGTCAGTGTGTCGGCATGGAATCGGGCAGTATCGGGGATCGTCTCAGACCCAGATGCCGTCCGTTGTCACGCTCCACTGCGTTCGGGACGCCATTTCTGGCGAAATCAGGTGCTGACCACACCTGCCCTTGATTTCCGCCAATACTGTAGGGAATGTCCACAGTTGGTGCGTCTGACCTTGATCGTCTCCAGGTGCTCCTCGCTCAGCGCACCTTCCTGCTTGCGTTTCATGACGCAGTGAAGCCACTCGCCGACCCGGTCGACATTCTGACGACGGCGATTCGCGTGCTGGGCCAGCACCTGGGCGCCAACCGGGTTCTGTACTTCGAGATCCACGGGAACAATTACGTCGTCGAGCACAATTACGTCCACGGCGCTGCGGCACTCACGGGCACCTTTCCGGTGGACTCATTCAGTCCGCGGGTGCTGGAGGCCCAGCAGGCTGGCCGAACCGTGGCCGTCTCCAATGTCGCTGCCGATCCCGGCCTGAGCGCGGAGCGGAAAGAAGCGTATGCGGCGATCGCAGTTGGTGCGCTGGCCGACGTGTCTCTGGTCAAAAATGGCACATTCATCGCTGGGCTGGCCATCCATTTCTCCCAGCCACATGCGTGGACGCCCGAAGAGATCACGCTGTGTGAAGACGTCGCCGAACGGACATGGAGCGCCGTGGAACGGGCCCGCGCCGAAACCGCGTTGCGGGAATCGGAGGACAAATTCCGCAGCCTGTTCAATTCCATCGACGAGGGGTTCTGCATCGTCGAGCTCCTGTTCAGCGAGAACGGGAGACCGGTGGATTACCGGTTTATTCAGGCGAATCCGGCCTTCGTTGAGTTGACGGGCCTCCCTGCTGACGCCCTCGGCAAAACTGCACGGGAGCTCGTCCCAGATCTGGAAGCGTTCTGGGTGGAGACGTACGGCGAGGTCGCGCTGACGGGCCAGGCCGTGCGGTTTGAGAACCGATCGGACGCGATGAACCGCTGGTTCGATGTGTACGCCTCCCGCATCGGTGGCGACGGCAGTCACCAGGTCGCCATCGTGTTCAACAACATCAGTGAGCGCAAACAGGCGGAAGCTGACATCAGGGAACTCAACCGCCTCCTGGAGGCGCGCATTGAGGAAAGGACTCGCAACCTCGCTGTTGAGCGCGCCGCCCTGGAAGTGGCGAATGATGAGCTGCAGGCGTTCAATCACAGCGTCTCGCACGATCTGATGACGCCGCTGCGGCACATCACCGGTTTCGCGCAGTTGGCTTCCAGGAGCCTTGACGATCCGCAAAAGAGCCGCCGTTACCTGGACATCATCGTCCAGGGCGCGCAGCGCATGGAGACGATGATCGAGGGCATGCTGGCCTTGTCACGAACCGGACAGCGCGAACTGAGCGTGGGCATGGTGGATCTGAACCATCTCCTCGAACAGTCGCGGCTTGATGTGCAGGTTCAACATCAGGGCCGGATCATTGAGTGGCGGTTGGGCCAACTCCCTGTCGTTCAGGGTGACCGCGTGACGCTGCAGCAGGTGATGACCAACCTCCTGGAGAACGCGGCGAAATACAGTCGGGAACGCGATCCAGCGGTCATTGAGGTCTGGGCTGAAGAGGACGTGCAGCACTGGACGGTTGTTGTGCGGGACAATGGAGCGGGCTTCGATCCGGCGCGGGCCGGCCAGCTGTTCGGGATGTTCCAGCGCCTCCACCATCAGGACGAATTCAACGGTACAGGGATTGGCCTGTCGTTGGTGCGGCGGATCATCACCCGACATGGCGGGACAGTGAGTGGGACAGCTGCCCTGGGTCAAGGAGCAACGTTCTGCTTCACCTTGCCCAAACCTGAACGTGCGCCAACCATCATTTAAGTGTCCAGGCTTTCAATTGTGAATATTCTCAAGCTCCTGATGCTTCGGGTCGCTGCGGTATTGACGATCGTGAACAGAGTGCCACGTCCCTGAAGGCAACCCAAGAGCACAAGTCCACCGCACTGCCTGGCTGAGTGCATATCACCCGATCCGCGTGTGAATCACGACCCTTTGTCCGTGGTTGTCTCGCTGAGGGGCGTGAGTCTCTGTCCGCTGCGGGCCGATCCGGGTCATCCAGGCCAGCGTGAGACACAGCAGTCCGAACAGTCAGGACATTCACTCTGGAGTGGTCAGGTGCGTGGCCTCCAGCTTCAGCCCGCGAGATTTCAACGGGCTGACCACGGAGTCAATGCCCTAGCGGACACGACAGGGGTACAACACGTCCAGCATGGGCACCTCCGACGCGACGATCACCTTGTCCCCACGGGGACAGCGTGATGACCACGTGCAGTCAGCCCCCATAGACTCACGTCCGCCTGAACAGGGTGCGCACCTCTCCCGGTTGCAGCGTCGTGAGTAGATCCGCACTGCGTCCATGACGCCATTTCAGCCGAAGTGTCAGGTGTTGAGCTCGGGCGTACAGAGCAAAACATTCTCGATTCTGTTTTCGTCGTTTGAAGCTAAGCTGAGCACGTTCCTGCTGCCGAGACAGACGATGGCTTTGCTCCGCGAGAGTGTTGCAGCGGGCCGTAGAAACACCTTGGATGTGCTTCACCCTGTGGGCCACAGGCCTGCCCGGATGGCCGCCCTATCGCTCTACAGCTTGTCCGTGTGGATCGAAACTGGTGTGGACGGCTAGGAGGTGCGCGTTCTCGCCGAATTCGGCGTGCAGGCGTTTTATGAACGGGATGCTGCGGGAGAGGCAGCTGGGGCATTCGAGGTTGAAGGTCATGAGCAAGCACAGGCCGCGCTGACTTCCCTTCGGCGGGACAGCGACGGCTTCTGGCTGCTTTCAGTTGCTCGGGCTGCCAGTCCCGACCGTCAGCACTCCGGTTTCCCAACGTGTCAGGTGCTGAGGCATGATCTGCCAGAGAGCGGCCGGAACTAGCGTTTCGATCATCTCAGTACCCTCGTCCAGCCGTATGGTCCCCAGGCTCTTCCATGGTTATCCATCAGAGTGCACGGCGCGCTGCGGCGAGGTACACCGTCACCGCCGACGGTGCGTGGAGTGGGGAGACGGCAGGTTTGAGTGGCGTCCGCAGTGAAGTAGCTTTTCATGACGTGCGGGATCAACAGGCGGCCGAGTGACCGAGCGATTGCACAGGACGGGTACACTAGGGGTCATCCGTTCACCGGCCGATTCAGCTGTCCTCCGGGCACTGCTGCAAGCAGCGCCTCGTCAGCGCGCACCATTCATCCTCTCCACCGCTTGAGGCTCTCCCGTGCCAGAACACCACGCTCAGATGTTCAATGTCGTCTTCCAGCACGCTCGACTGGGCATGGCGCTCGTGAGCCTGGACGGCCGCTACATCACCGTGAACGACGCGCTGGGGCAGATGCTGGGCGTCCCGGCCTCCGAGCTCGCCGGTCAAGCCGCTGAGCAGTTCATCCATCCAGACGATCTCCCGGTGAACAGCGCGGAATTCAGTGCCCTCCGGAACGGCTCGCAGCGCGAGTTCACCGCGGTCCAGCGGTACAGTCCGCGGACGGGCGGCGTCCTGTGGCTCGAGGTGTCGGTCGTTGCGGTCACCGATGAGAGGGGCCAGCTGGCCTGCGCCGTGACGCAA harbors:
- a CDS encoding sensor histidine kinase, whose translation is MSTVGASDLDRLQVLLAQRTFLLAFHDAVKPLADPVDILTTAIRVLGQHLGANRVLYFEIHGNNYVVEHNYVHGAAALTGTFPVDSFSPRVLEAQQAGRTVAVSNVAADPGLSAERKEAYAAIAVGALADVSLVKNGTFIAGLAIHFSQPHAWTPEEITLCEDVAERTWSAVERARAETALRESEDKFRSLFNSIDEGFCIVELLFSENGRPVDYRFIQANPAFVELTGLPADALGKTARELVPDLEAFWVETYGEVALTGQAVRFENRSDAMNRWFDVYASRIGGDGSHQVAIVFNNISERKQAEADIRELNRLLEARIEERTRNLAVERAALEVANDELQAFNHSVSHDLMTPLRHITGFAQLASRSLDDPQKSRRYLDIIVQGAQRMETMIEGMLALSRTGQRELSVGMVDLNHLLEQSRLDVQVQHQGRIIEWRLGQLPVVQGDRVTLQQVMTNLLENAAKYSRERDPAVIEVWAEEDVQHWTVVVRDNGAGFDPARAGQLFGMFQRLHHQDEFNGTGIGLSLVRRIITRHGGTVSGTAALGQGATFCFTLPKPERAPTII